GAATATCAGGCTTGAATAATGTTTAGTCTTAAAGAAAAGAGTTGTTTTATTAATCATATGACTTACTTGTGTATAACTGAGTGCTCAAGTATTTTTCCAGAAATGGTTTTGCTGCATTGCTTTAAAAACCACTAGACTATAAACAGTGGTAACGAGAACACAGCAGTCTATTCTAGGTGGATATTATGCGAGCACCTCTTTGCAGACTTGGCTTAGTGAGTGCGAGCAGCAGTCGGGGTAGCTGAGCTCCATGTCAATGGTGTAGTTGAGCAAGGCTAAGCAGCCGCGGGGCTTCAGGACCCTGTGGACCTCTTCAAGAAAGCGTGGCCTGTCAAACCAGTGGAAGGCAGACATGGCCGTCACCAGGTCCACTGAGCTGTCAGCGAGTGGCAGCTCCTCAGCACCACACTGTCTGAAGATGGAAGAGGAGCAAAGGCCAAATGAAACTTTTGACTGGCTGCAGCATTATTTTTCAGAGTGTTTATGCAGGACTTCTGACAACACGTAGCTCGCGGCAGAACAATGTAACCCCTGTCCTGTGAAGGCTGGTCATGCTGTGAGGCTCACATTGTGGAACACTTTCCTACTAGAACTGAACaaatggtgtttttgttttttgtttttttacaggcAAGAGTTTTGATAAATTCTGACTTGTTTGGTCTTTTCTTACTTGTACGTGATGTTCGGTTCTTTAGCGTGCTCCAAAGCCACTTCCAGCTGGGCGGGACTCACGTCAGTGCCCACCACAGAGGCGAAGTGTCTGGCCAGCAGCAGCGTGCCCTGTCCTGAGCCGCAGCCCACGTCCACTGCCAGCTCGAAGGGCCGACCTTTCTGACAAAATATTCAACATGTTGTTAACGTGCTGTAAATGTTTGATGGCAGTTTACAGTAGAAATGATTCTCAAAGGAGAAgcatttgtcacacttacatgtttttCCAGGAAGTCGAGCACATGTTGAATTAGATGATCTGATGGAGAGATCCTGTACCTCCAGTAGGAAGAAGCATGCTGCTTGCCTTCAAACAGGCGGTAGGCCATGGTGAGCTGACGCCTTGTTAAACAGCTGAACAAGCATCAGTTTAAATAATAACAGTTACCTAATGTGGTGTTCTTTTTGTCggtgtattttttctttttgaccaGATAAGAGAAGTGAAACTCTACACTCCACTGTGAGAATCAGcagtcagtcacacacacacacgcatacggCACACAAACACTAAAGAGAGGCACACAGTGGAGTGGGAGGTCCCACTCCTTCTGCCCAAACCTGCTTTGCTTCATAATTAGGGCCTTTTAAAGAGACAGTAGTCTTTTTATGCTCCTATTTTTTGCTTGTTGTTATTataattgtgttgttttcttcttttcctacATAATACTGATTTTTAATATTCTAATTGTCTAAATTAAGCCATGATATTAACATTAAACTGAAATCTGGGTCAAGCTCAAAAGCGCCTTGTGAGAAAAAGGTTAGATTACGGGTCATGTGATGGTATGTGCTCCCGTCAGAACCAATAAAAACTCCGGGCTGAGGTAAGAGCGTGTGGCTGggcttagctttttttttttttttctcccaacattgagacgtgtgtgtgtgtatatgtgtgtgtgcgcatgtctagtttgtgtgtttaaagCTAAAGTGGAGTCCTTTAGTACTTCAAATTCCTGTAccaaaaagttttaaatgtaaCCTAcaacacatattttattttgtaagtaATGGTTTCCTCTTTTCCCACGTGTGAGGTACCTTAGAGGAATGAAGGGATTACTTTCATGAAAAAACCTCTAAGGAAGTAATTATGATGAACTTCGGCGATATCTCTTCTTGAGAGATTTACAGCTACTTAGCAAAACACATTTGGCACAGTGAGTTAATCTTGATCCCAGCAGGCCACTTTAAGTTGTAAAGTTTTAAGAGTGAATTTTACATGTGCTTCTAAggcagcacagtggttagcactgttacctcacagcaagaaggtcctgagtttaagTCCACCATCatctttctgtgtggattttgcatgttctcctgtgtttgtgtgggttgtTTCCAGgtactctggtttcctcccacagtccaaagagtGCAGTTAGTGGAAACAGCTTAACTGGAAACTCTAAATGGTCACAGACTGGTgacttgtccagggtgtaccctgcctccaACCGCCTGCGACCCCAAAAATGATAGGCGGAAGAGAATGGGTGGATTGATTTTACACTACACCTAATAATACCTACACTAAGTAAAAATATTGATTGATTCTGACAGATCCTTATGTAAAAATCTCAGTGAATGCCAGAAAAATCTCTTAAATTGATTTCCGAGTGATAATGACAGCCATTCTTTCAGCTGGAACATCAGATTAACTATTGGAAATATTAAGGAAGGGACACTGATATGGTTACAATAAGAGGACAGGCCACCCACAGTGTCATGACCGTTGTCAGACGCATCCAAGCACCCACCCACCTCCACCCCCTGACGTGACACAGTGGTAGGCTGGTTAATCTTCAATTCTTTCTTTCCCCTTATGTAACCTGTGACTGTGCATGTCAGACACCGGTTTAAAGAAGTTATTCACTACAAAATGAAACGTGTCCAGTTCAAGAAAATCCGCAAAACACAGAATCTGCTGATAAAAACATAGTTTATTTAGAACAACAAGCTTGTTTATCTCACAGTGATATTCACTGAATGCTGAAGTGTTGATTAATGTGGTTTGCAGGCCAGGATGCAGTAATAATCCAGTTCAAGCTCCACTTCAGTGTCAGGAGATGTGACTCCCATCTCTTGAAGGAACCTGTAAGAAGATCAGTGACACCAAAAAGTTTCAGTCAGATTACAATAACAGGCACGGGCCAGttaaatatctgtgtgtgtgcaggtgacctCTTCTCCGTGTTGGACAGCAGCTCTTCGGCACCTTTGGGGTCTTTCAAAGTGTAGGCTTGGAACATGGACCAGCTTTGCATGAAACCCACCAGATGCCTCACTGAGATCAAGGACTTTGCTTGAAAACAATCAATCCTGTCGGATCAGTAAAACGATACAATTAATCTGATGAAAAAGCACCAATAATATCTTCTATAAGGCACAAGATTAGTTTTACACACAGCTGACAAAATCATTCCAGCCTAAGTTTGTATAATTGGCAGTGAGTTTCCTGTAAAGCAACAGGTTAatgctgtttttgtgcttaAGCAGTTTTTATTTAACCATCACAGAGGTAGCATAAAGGCAgggatgtgtttgtgtttacctCTCTTTGTCTGGAAAGGGAATGGCAGAGTACAGCGGGTCCAGCTTACCCTCAGCTACAGCTACTGGGTTGCTCATGTACGGCTTCAGCGCCTGCTTCACCTGAAAGTGAGTTCATAGAGGTGTGAGATGGTACTGCACCATTTGTTCTGTGACTGTCTGCAAAAGCTGTCAAAATAGTACATCTCTAAAAGGACAAACAAAGAATACATTAAAGCAGTGAATGGTGGAACTGTTGCAAATTAGTCATCGGACCAAATGAAGTGTGGCTGTCGATACAATCAGGCCCCTGCTGTCTGTCGGCGCTAAGCCTAGCGACTTTACAAAAATATGAGATTCTCAAAACAGTCAGTGCCCAGTATTATTCTTCCACAAGAGACATTTACAAAgtacaaacattttaaaataaaaagttttataaTGCATTTTAAGTACAGAGAGAAGGTTTAGCTTAGCTTCAGTGGTGCTGGATTTTGTTAAGGCACAGACAATGGCTAGCTCTTTCCCCAAGCCTTTAGTCTATGCTACATTAGGCAAACTGAAATTAGTTGGGTGTTCCACCTTATAGGCCAGTCCAGTGCCGGCTGCTGTTTGTGTCTTGGTGTTTATCATTTTTAtgtctttaattttaaattgctgtacacttttacttttattgttattatacaTCTTATCTATCCGTACATCTCTGTTTATAGCTCTATATATGTTTGTGTTTGCCTCTAAGTGGATGCAATCGTGTGGCACATGGGTCACATGTGTGTGATTTTATGGGAAATCACAACACAActttgctgcttttatttttaagcaactactatgtttttttaaatgtatgtagATGTGCAGAAAGGAATGCACCTTCACTGTTTCTGAAGGTTTCTAGCCCTGAGAGATGTGACAGTGACAAAAGAAAGACTGATGTGGAATGTGAAGTTTTCAATAAGACAGGACTTCTAAGTATTTATGTACTGAAGTCAGAAGTAAAGCTGTGTGGTTTGTTTGTGGAAAGCAGATTTCTGTGATGAAAGATTACAGTTTGAGTCATCAAGAATGAGACTAAATGCAGTGAAATACAAGAACTTCATGGAAGCCGAGCAGGAACAGAGATCTGAAACTCTTCTTGGAAAGCAACAAGAGCAGCATTTTTGCACCAGGTGTTTTTGTCAGTGCTTAAAAATTAACCACGTTGCTGATGTTGAAACTGAGACAGTTAACTTCACAGACAGTTTGTTGCACTTTGATTCGCTACAGACAGATCACTTCAGGACAGTATCACTGCTCAAGTTTTATTCTTCTCTCACATAAAGACACGTGTGCAGAAGATGTTTGAATCCACCTTCACATGTGAACAAACACTGTCAGTGATGAAGTTCACAGATCCTCAGTCACAGCACTGAATCTGACTCTAAACAGACCAgatttctctcactgaacaagaaaaataaactgaaaaattGCAGCTGAAGTAACTAAACTTCAAAAAAATTTACAAATGACTCTTTGTATGAAGTTAAAAGAATTGGCATTTTGCAAAAACGTGTTCTTTGTCACATTCATGAGCTGATTCACCACTGTCAGGCTCAGACGCTGCAGCCTCTTTGGCAAAGTCGAAGTTTGATTGCCAAGGTGAtaacgcacatgcacacatggatGTTTGAGTAGAACAGGACACTTTCAGGGAGAGATCCAGGAGCACTGAAAGCAATCCAAAGGTGCACACGGGAATGGACACTACTCTGATTATCAGTCTGCACCTACCTCTTCATAGATGTTTTTGAGCCTGTCTCCACAGTTCTGGTAGTTGGGTTTGGTGTTAGAATCGCTGAAGCCTAGCAGAGCCATGCAGCCTCTGGGTTTCAAGACCCGAGTTGCCTCTGCCAGAAACCTCGACTGATCAAACCAGTGTGCTGCTGAAGCTGCCGTCAGCAGGTCTACGGATCCATCTGGAAACGGAAGCTCCTCTGCTGTCCCCTTTCTGCAAATGCAACAGACACAACAATACGCAACCTGCCCATGTAAAGGGATACTTCTACCTAGTCAGCTCAAAACCGATCAGCACCATTACATCACAACACCACTGAGTTACATGAAGGGTTTCAGCCATTATTTCAACCCAGTTTTCCTCTTTAAGTTTACATTTCATAAACAGGATGATTGCATGGACTTGATAATACTCAGGAAAATATATTGCAGTGAAACATGAAGGAAGTACTCAACAAGTGATTTACAATAGAAATGTTCCTCAAGCTGTGGACTTGGCAGTTATAAGAGAAATGTGGACAAGATCTTGAAAGAACAGTTTGGCATTGAgaaaacttttatttactttcttgctgtgagccAGATAAGAAGGCCGATACCGCCCATGGCATGGTATTGTAAATCACTTGCTCACAGTACTTACCTTACTGTACACACTCCTACAGGCTGTAGCCCGGAAGCTCTCCTACCTGTAGGTGATGTTGGAGTACCCTGGCACAGTTCTGGCCTCCTCCACTTGACACTCACTGATGTCAAGACCCACTACTTCCTTGAAGTGCGGTGCCAGTAGACGTGAATTCTGTCCCGTTCCACATCCCAGATCCACCGCCAGCTCATGTGGCTGTCCCTTCTGGAGTTGCAGAAAGGAGTTTGGTACTTGTTAATGTCTCTCCTTAGGAAAGGCCTTCATATGTTAAGATAATTTGCACATTATATTTTAAGCATAGCATACCTTTTTATCTAAGTACTGAATAATAATATCCTTGAGCCCTGCTGGAGGTGTAAAGCGATACTTTTGGTAGATGGAGGCATGATCCTTCCCTTCAAAGAGCCGGTATGCCATGGAGTTGCCTTTTCACTCTTCTGTTAACAACTGCGGCTTTTTAATCTGGGCTGTAAAGCAGCCTTCTTTGTGGAGCAAAGTTCGCCCGTATTGCCCTTCAGCCTCTTGTTTGACTTTAACTGCTTTTCTGTTAATGAAGCTTCTGTATATCTTCTCTTGTCTTCTTGCTACAGCCTCTGTTAGAGCTGCTTTCTGTCCGGACACACACTGCACTCTTGTTTTTTCCTGCACTGGCGTTTTTCCACATTAATCAAAGcattaacaggaagaaaaaaaaaatcactgaacTGAAGCTGCAGTCTCACACATGAGAGTAGAGATATGTTTAAAACACTGAgggaagaaaagcagaaagtaAAACTGATGCAGAAAAATGCTTCTTACGAGTTAAAAGGTTCCTCTGAAGCCAGGAACTAAACTCGGCTGCAGATTTGCTAACAGTGCACAACAGAGGCAGGGCCTCTTACTTAACCCTTTCATAGGACAATTTCTACAGATTGTACCGTCTCATACTAGAACATTAACAAAATAGAAATAGTTTTGAATGAAACTTTGTAGGAGTGCAGAGTTATGTTAACAATCCAGTAATAATTCATTTGGCTTACATCCATCAAAGTGTTCAAGCTCCagttaatgatttattggttaAAAAATGCCAAAAGGCCTCAtaaaaatatcatgtcacatttgacctctgacctctgctttAAGGTCAACAGATTCACAATAATGTCACAATAATGCATTATAAAGGTATTTAAGACTATGTTTCTTACTGTCATTGTTTAAATTAACAACATGATATATgaggattctaaatatcactttggacctctgacctcttcttcaagATCACATAAGGTCaaactttcagaaaatgtctttTGCTTTGCTTAAAATTCTACTAACTTCATTTGTGCTGGCAACATTTAGGACGTTATAATCTTATTAAGGAATTCTTTTTTCTACCCCAAAATGCGTTATATCTTCAAAGAAAGTATTGCAAAAGATATTATATAAGTTATTCATGTTCAGTTATTTACAAATTAATACCCATTACCAACACCTACATAATGTTCATATAGTCAAAGTAAATGTCTGTCATGCTACCTTTATCTGACATTTACTAcactacaaacaaaacaaaatgaatatacacagtattattagtagtaACACTGTTCCATTAAAAGTCAATACTGCTATGGGCCCTTTTATGTGTATACAGTGTAGcataaaagtgtgaaataaagtTTATGGCTGCTGCCATCGTAGATTTCCACAAACAAGTTCATTAGGTCAGTCAGCTGGTTTCACTGTATGTTTGTCATAGTTTGCGATCCTTCTCTTGACCACTTACACTGAAAAACatctttgttttgatttggtaaCCCAGCACAGCCCTCTGGGCGTTGCAAAGTGTGTATAATTGCTCTTGTGGGATAATGAAGGTAATGACCTGTTGACCATTTCCAACTTGAGCAGTAAGCCATCCCATGGGCTCTCATTAATTTCAGCCTCATCAAACATTGAACCAGGAGATAAAGTAAACGTTATTTGACTACAGCTTACCCAAGTTCACTTTACTGACACTAATCCCCCAAGCTCTGTGTTTTAGCACCTGAAGGAGATACACGTGGGGGTTCATGGCCGTGATGGACATCTAGAAGGGCCGAGGGACTCGTGCAATTCTTTTCAGTGTACTTGCATCATTCATgcccctgtgtgtgttgttgttttaaaagtttattCTAAAGACGCTTTGAAACGAAATAGATTTTGTCTGTCCCAATGACTTGGTCTGTCCTAATAAATCCTTCATGTATGTGAATCCATCTTTAGTATTCCATTATGCATCACTGTATCCACCTAAATACACATATAGAGAGTTCAAAGTAAGGACTTGTGTTAAAATCCTGCTGAGATGTGATTTGGAATATTGGGCCTGTTAAGTCCTTCCCAAATAAGCATCATCAGTTATTTCAGCCCAGTTATCTCAAAACAACATAATATATGTTTACTGTAGTCCACCATTTCAGAGGATCAAAAGTAATTAGACAAAATTATAagttatgtttttaaaatgtggatTAAAGTCCCAGACAAAGATTACTGAACATCAGCCTCGAGAGGCTCTGTCAGGCCTTTACTGTCTCTCTGCattctgctttgtttttaataCCTGAAAATGTTCTGTGaggttgagatcaggtgactgacttgcgCATTGAAAAACATCCTATTTACTTTTACAGTATGCATATAGTATAGTCCTGTAAACTTTTGTCCTGCTGAGATCATGAGCtgttcctttctttctcttcatttttctttattcaatcTTGTATGAATTCATCTTTGTTTCAGATTTTGTGTCCCCCCTGAACTGTTCAGGctcttttacatgttttttctGGGCTCGCTGCCCCTGAATGTAACCAGTGGCTTGCAGCTTGTTGTAATCCCTCTACATGTAAACCTTCTTCATCAGTGACACGTTCGTCGCTGTCCTTGGCCTTGTTAGATGTTGTGAAGGGGTCTTTCCATACACATAGAAATAATTCTGTTATCATGTGCTCAGTTATCATTGTGTCCTCCGGTGCTGCTGAGCTGACAGCGCTTTACTTCCTTTAACCCTTTGAAGCCCATCAAAGCGGACACGATCATATTTGCATATCTAGCATTAAACCCTGAAGAATTGCAACCAAAAATGCTggagcaatatttttttttgcataaaaaaacGGAGGGTTTTACTTACATATCAGGCATTCAACTTATCCCAGGCcgcggtttccttccactttgGAAAAATCGCGTAAAAACTGCtggcagcaacaaaaacattataATCCCGAAACACGTTTTGCCGATCTGATCAGCTGCTCATGGCACTTCCTACATTGGAATAAACGTCATCACGTTGTGACAGTACACGTGTCTGCCGTTACTCAGcaaaaccggaagtgacgtcattttcgcgggctattgctctcttttttcccttctAGGGCCTTTCAAAAATTAACTGGTGCTATTGAAAGTCATGTTTAACTTTATAGCTTCTATCACCAGCAGTTAGTTACCCACGGTCACAAACCTGTCTCTTTAACACAAATCTCtagtcagccaatcagaggcaTTGTTTAAATACAGCGGCCTCTGACGTCATTGGCCGTTTCCAGGTTCAAACTCTTCTTCCTTTCCCAAACCTAAACAAACAGTGAGATAAAAACAATCTACAATTTTTcacctttaataaaatgatcagtgtggctgctctccCAGGTGTTACAATAAAGTTGAACAACCATGAAAAAGAGGATTTATGAGGCTTAactgagttagaagttagcaggaagttagctcgctggTTTCCATCTAAAGATGATGTACCATGTTCTGATTAATGGATTTCTAAGAAACTAACATGTACTGTTCTGCTATCACGTTATGCATAAATAAAGATGGAATAACTAAGCAGCAGCAATGTCTGAAGGGTTATTGAAGTTGGGCTTGCTGGCATATATTGGTGTGCTACCTGGTGGCTAGTTACAAAGCTGTGGTTAGGATAATATGAACACATTAGCACAGCAAAGATGGAGGATGAGTGTTTTCTCTTTTCCACTGAATAATAATCCATTTCAGGGTCCCTGATGGTCACAGAcaaatgcaatcatatggcaaaaaagacactgaaaatgaaccaaacttcagtcaagaGAACATCTGACTCAATGAGCTTAGCCATTAATATGTTGCTGTGTGGTTTGGATTACTCGCTACAAAAAAATTCCTGTTCCTAAGCTTCATgtacaaattaaaatatttgcCTCAGAGTGAAGCATTCAGTTATTTGGTGTCTTCCAAACCATGAGTACATGGGCTGCAGTTTCATCACGAGGTCTTAAAAATTGAGCTTAAAGACACACATGAATAGTGCTATAAAAAACCCCGGAGAGGCCGACAATCCCCAATGATTATTTTGAGAGGCttgtttatatttaataaaacaagATCACAACACATAAAAAGACACCAGCCTTAATGAATGCAGTGGGAACTTGGACCAGGAAGCAGGGTTGATACCATCATGACTTACCAAGCAGactgttgctgaccatgtccgtCCCTTTACGACCACAGTGTGCTCCTCTTCAGATGGCCATTTCCAGCAGGTTAATGTGCCATGTCACAAAGACCCGATCATCTTGGtttcctccacagtcaccagatcacAATCCATAAGAGCACTGTTCAGATGTAGTGGAATGGCAGGTTCTGCATCATGGACGTGCAGCAGACAAACCTGCAGTAAGTCTGTGATGTTATCATATTAATATGGACCAAAAGCTCTGAAAAAACATTTCCAGTGCCTTTTCGAACCTCCAAAATGAAGAAGTAAGGCATttttgaagtaaaaaaaaaaggctcaaaCTGGATATGAACATGGTATAACTGAGAAAGTGTCTGGTGAGTGTAtcattataataaataaactgtgtacttatttattttttattttatttttgtacacaAATGCTATCATCAATAATGTAAACTATCATTGTTTTAGATTCTCCATGGAGCGATGACTCTCAGCTGCCGTCATACATTTTTGTGTGACTACTTAAAGAGGCTCTCAGCACTGCTCTTAAACCTCAGTGGTTACCTGCTGTTCCACAGAccacacacactgacaacacAAAGGACTTTCAGTTGTGGTGAGGCttaaaaaacactgaatttatattttaaatataactgaaactaaaagtTTTTCTAACTTATTTTCTAACTTATCAGGATTTATTACAAATAGGCCTATCTTTTAACTTGTTCATGTTTTACATAATTGATTGGTTTGAAAATATTTCTGTTGTATTGTGTTGTTCTGTGTCGCTCATCTACCGTGGTACTGCCTGTTGCTTATGGGGTAAATGGAAAACAATTCTTATCCACTATATTTTAATCTGACAATGTTTGTGAACATAGGAAAGTTTCGCTACCCAGCATTTGTCTTGTTTTTACTCTTGTATACTTTTATTATCTCAGCGAATCTTGTCATAATAGTGGTAATATCAAGAGAGAAAACCTTACATGAACctatgtatatttttattatgtgcCTCTCAATTAACTCTCTGTATGGCTCTGGTGGATTTTTCTTCAGATTTCTAAGAGATCTTCTGTCTGACTCTAACTTGATTGCACGTTCGGCTTGTTTCACTCAGATCTATATCATATACACCTATGCATCCTATGAGCTTACCATTTTAGGCATAATGGCATATGATCGCTTTGTTGCTATATGCCAGCCTTTGCATTACCACAGCAAACTAACTTCAAGGGTGATCTCCAAGTTGCTCGCTTTTGCATGGATCTATCCAGCCTTTTCAGTTGCAGCCTGTGTTTATTTGGCTTCCAGACTTCCAGTGTGTGGCAATAAGATACCTAAGGTATTCTGTGCCAACTGGCCTGTTGTAAAATTGTCGTGCGTCCCTACAGTGATCAATAATATTATTGGCATGTTTGTGAGTATAACCACAGTGTTTCTGCCACTTGCTTTTGTCTTGTATACATATATGCGAATTTTCCTTGTTTGTAGGAAGCGCTCTTCAGTGTTCAAGAGCAAAGTCATACAGAGCTGCCTGCCACACATTGTTACTTTTATCAATTATTCAATTACTGTGTTTTGTGATGTTGCCCTCAGCAGAATTGACCTTGAAGAGCTGAATCCATTTCTGAGCATCATTCTGTCACTGGAGTTTGTTGTGATTCCCCCCATTTTGAATCCTCTCATGTATGGTTTAAAGTTACCAGAAATTAGAAAGTGTATCCTAAGAAAGTTAGTATGCCTAATTAGATACATGTCACATGACAAAGAAAATAGTGTAAAATAACCTGTGCCATTTCTAACTAAAAGGTTCTTTTACTATCAACTATTTAATTATCAAATAATTAAATAGGGATTATAGTTTTGCTAAGAACGACTTTCTTTTAATATGTGAGTAAATGCGGATAGATTCATGTTTCAGCATTAATATTAAAGCATGTTCCAGTGCTGTGACTGTTTTAGACAAAGAAACTGAAATAAAGagttgagtttaaaaaaaaacatttgtaatACTTATGGTCATATGGTTTATggtttttctcctctcccttatcttccctgcttatgTCCTTGTTTAGTctcgtgtttttctttgtattttccctggaacattctctcacagtctgttctctaaaacctaaaagaggaattatggattggatcaactggtccctaaatgcaattgacacccctttctcaacgagaagtttgggcttgggtgagcctgagtggtgaagatatctacctattcggaaccatggtaacagggttctggctgatcggagctggcttggccctgacttatcgaagaattaagaaagcggaaccggctgttcaaacccccacaaggctgcccgctgggatcgGAACGATGGgagaggcgtgagtttctcaaaatgggctcattgagtcagcacggataagatcttggagaggctacggctgctgtgaatactcagaataagatctctgaCTGCAGACCGGATACATCTTGGAAGGGCTAGCCCGGAATAACATCTCTGGGCGCAAAATTGGATGACATCTCGGGGAGGCACACTGCCGTGAGTTCTCAGACATTGGCTCCTTGAGCACAAGAAGTGACAACATCACAGAACGCAAGTATGgcgaagctcgcggctctccaacgggagattgagagaccagtgttggactgtagaactgctttgaaattcatatgagctgttcgcactaaagtaaaaaaataacatcactTATGCGGATACCCCTTTGGCGCCAGCTGCAAGGCcggagctgaacaaaacaccctgataacgactgtgttgagtctgttccttcccattccatgcaaggccacctgggttggctggaagactgtttacttagcctggcagggcgaaggacactgtctcagctgaactctggacacgcacacacatacatatactgatactgataagcactcaccgacacatcaccctccctaccctggatccaacgccacctccaacgcttacctcccctctgatgtggacatcgggtcagtTGGAGACGCAGTCGAaagattgcagcggtcccagatcagatgtacacactggaactctttcccatgttgcttgtctgtgtttattgtgctatgg
This DNA window, taken from Oreochromis niloticus isolate F11D_XX linkage group LG16, O_niloticus_UMD_NMBU, whole genome shotgun sequence, encodes the following:
- the LOC106098075 gene encoding olfactory receptor 10A3-like, which codes for MENNSYPLYFNLTMFVNIGKFRYPAFVLFLLLYTFIISANLVIIVVISREKTLHEPMYIFIMCLSINSLYGSGGFFFRFLRDLLSDSNLIARSACFTQIYIIYTYASYELTILGIMAYDRFVAICQPLHYHSKLTSRVISKLLAFAWIYPAFSVAACVYLASRLPVCGNKIPKVFCANWPVVKLSCVPTVINNIIGMFVSITTVFLPLAFVLYTYMRIFLVCRKRSSVFKSKVIQSCLPHIVTFINYSITVFCDVALSRIDLEELNPFLSIILSLEFVVIPPILNPLMYGLKLPEIRKCILRKLVCLIRYMSHDKENSVK
- the zgc:162396 gene encoding putative methyltransferase DDB_G0268948, which produces MAYRLFEGKDHASIYQKYRFTPPAGLKDIIIQYLDKKKGQPHELAVDLGCGTGQNSRLLAPHFKEVVGLDISECQVEEARTVPGYSNITYRKGTAEELPFPDGSVDLLTAASAAHWFDQSRFLAEATRVLKPRGCMALLGFSDSNTKPNYQNCGDRLKNIYEEVKQALKPYMSNPVAVAEGKLDPLYSAIPFPDKERIDCFQAKSLISVRHLVGFMQSWSMFQAYTLKDPKGAEELLSNTEKRFLQEMGVTSPDTEVELELDYYCILACKPH
- the LOC100690542 gene encoding putative methyltransferase DDB_G0268948; the encoded protein is MAYRLFEGKQHASSYWRYRISPSDHLIQHVLDFLEKHKGRPFELAVDVGCGSGQGTLLLARHFASVVGTDVSPAQLEVALEHAKEPNITYKQCGAEELPLADSSVDLVTAMSAFHWFDRPRFLEEVHRVLKPRGCLALLNYTIDMELSYPDCCSHSLSQVCKEFYAALQPHRSPHLGVSSINLYREALETIPYPHKEWQECLWDRKTMPLSSYMGLVESFSSYQALLRDDPQEASRLSQDICHRLMSVMKVTSAETEVVVAVKYYYLLACKPQEA